A stretch of the Gemmatimonadetes bacterium SCN 70-22 genome encodes the following:
- a CDS encoding glycine cleavage system protein T: MDQSTSAPLKRTPLHAIHVALGAKMVPFAGYEMPVQYPTGITVEHKAVRERCGLFDVSHMGEFTVRGPQAVDFVNAVTTNNAATLQVGQVQYSGILNERGTFEDDCLVYREDDGILLVVNASNKDKDFAHISKQLHRFDCTLADVSDQVALLALQGPLAKDVLQPLADVDLSAIGYYHFVMGRVAGVGPMHVSRTGYTGEDGFELYFDPAHAETVWNALTADARVTPAGLGCRDSLRLEMGMALYGNDIDDTVTPLEANLGWITKLAKGDFTGRDALVRQKEQGVARKLVAFTLSERAIPRHGYPVFCDGLPSGTVCSGAMSPSLGIPIGTCYLPTPSAKEGTGFEVEIRGKRVAATVVKPPFYKNGSHR; the protein is encoded by the coding sequence ATGGACCAGTCCACCTCCGCCCCCCTCAAGCGCACCCCCCTCCACGCCATCCACGTGGCGCTCGGCGCCAAGATGGTCCCCTTTGCCGGGTACGAGATGCCGGTGCAGTACCCCACCGGGATCACCGTGGAGCACAAGGCGGTGCGCGAGCGCTGCGGCCTCTTCGACGTGTCGCACATGGGCGAGTTCACCGTCCGCGGCCCCCAGGCGGTGGACTTCGTCAACGCCGTCACCACCAACAACGCCGCCACCCTCCAGGTCGGGCAGGTGCAATACTCCGGCATCCTCAACGAGCGCGGCACCTTCGAGGACGACTGCCTGGTCTACCGCGAGGACGACGGCATCCTCCTGGTCGTCAACGCCTCCAACAAGGACAAGGACTTCGCCCACATCTCGAAGCAGCTGCACCGCTTCGACTGCACCCTGGCCGACGTCAGCGACCAGGTGGCGCTCCTCGCCCTCCAGGGCCCCCTGGCCAAGGACGTGTTGCAGCCGCTGGCCGACGTGGACCTCTCGGCCATCGGCTACTACCACTTCGTCATGGGGCGCGTGGCCGGCGTGGGCCCCATGCACGTCTCGCGCACCGGCTACACCGGCGAGGACGGCTTCGAGCTCTACTTCGACCCCGCCCACGCCGAAACGGTCTGGAATGCCCTCACCGCCGACGCGCGCGTGACCCCCGCGGGACTCGGCTGCCGCGACTCGCTGCGCCTCGAGATGGGGATGGCGCTCTACGGCAACGACATCGACGACACCGTCACCCCCCTCGAGGCCAACCTCGGCTGGATCACCAAGCTGGCCAAGGGCGACTTCACCGGGCGCGACGCCCTCGTCAGGCAGAAGGAGCAGGGGGTCGCGCGCAAGCTCGTCGCCTTCACCCTTTCCGAGCGCGCCATCCCCCGCCACGGCTACCCCGTCTTCTGCGACGGGCTCCCCAGCGGCACGGTGTGCAGCGGCGCCATGTCCCCCTCGCTCGGCATCCCCATCGGGACCTGCTACCTCCCCACCCCCTCGGCCAAGGAAGGGACCGGCTTCGAGGTCGAGATCCGCGGCAAGCGCGTGGCCGCCACCGTGGTCAAGCCGCCGTTCTACAAGAACGGGTCGCACCGCTAG